Proteins from a genomic interval of Medicago truncatula cultivar Jemalong A17 chromosome 3, MtrunA17r5.0-ANR, whole genome shotgun sequence:
- the LOC11437128 gene encoding prostaglandin E synthase 2, whose translation MRGLSGTISVARALRANSTAASTFLRPPRAASYAVTYWTTSNPQNLVDRSNLSTPSVIRSDVIGFRHYGSAAAASPAEQDLKPRISEQNSFNPKEVVLFQYEACPFCNKVKAFLDYHGIQYKVVEVNPTNKKEINWSHYKKVPIVIVDGEQLVDSSDIIDKLVKRIHPDYDLNADEEKKWREWVDNHLVHVLSPNIYRTVSEALESFDYITTKGNFSLYERLVAKYGGAAAMYFVSKKLKKRHNITDERQALYGAAEQWVDALKGRKFLGDLEPNLADLAVFGVLRPIRHLKSGRDMVEHTRIGNWFSEMENAVGQASRMSA comes from the exons ATGAGAGGACTCAGTGGAACAATATCCGTCGCCAGAGCCTTAAGAGCCAATTCCACCGCCGCTTCCACCTTCCTCCGACCGCCTCGAGCAGCTTCCTATGCCGTCACATATTGGACCACATCCAACCCTCAAAATCTCGTTGATCGCTCCAACCTATCAACTCCCTCTGTTATTCGCAGCGACGTCATCGGATTTAGGCATTACGGTTCTGCCGCCGCCGCATCTCCGGCGGAACAAGACCTCAAACCAAGAATCTCAGAACAAAATAGCTTCAATCCAAAAGAAGTTGTTCTCTTTCAATACGAAGCTTGTCCCTTCTGCAACAAGGTTAAAG CGTTTCTAGATTATCATGGTATTCAGTACAAAGTGGTAGAAGTAAATCCTACGAACAAGAAAGAGATTAATTGGTCTCATTACAAGAAGGTGCCTATTGTCATCGTTGATGGTGAACAGTTGGTTGATTCTTCAG ACATAATTGATAAGTTGGTCAAAAGGATACATCCAGATTATGACTTGAATGCAGATGAAGAGAAGAAGTGGCGCGA GTGGGTAGATAATCACTTGGTGCATGTTTTGTCGCCAAACATATATCGAACTGTTTCAGAAGCTCTTGAATCATTTGATTATATCACTACTAAAG GCAATTTCAGTTTATATGAGAGGTTAGTGGCTAAGTATGGTGGGGCTGCTGCCATGTATTTCGTGTcgaagaaattgaagaagagaCACAATATCACTGATGAGCGTCAGGCTTTGTATGGAGCTGCTGAACAGTGGGTTGATGCTTTGAAGGGCCGAAAATTTCTTG GTGATTTGGAACCTAATTTAGCCGATCTTGCTGTCTTTGGTGTTCTAAGACCCATTCGCCACCTCAAGTCAGGTCGAGATATGGTAGAGCACACAAGGATTGGAAATTGGTTTTCTGAGATGGAAAATGCAGTAGGACAGGCTTCCAGAATGAGTGCATAA
- the LOC11436682 gene encoding protein FREE1 yields MHQGDYTSAPYYQFPHMQQNPNPIPNPTPPQSDPIPNHYASAPPFTPNYDYSSTYSPYPPHNPDHVPSSNPSFNPPPFESSNPLYQQPSQPYYPPYDQQHQTPLNYAPPNPNPNLYNSSPYSVPPIPSYETSYENPVKSGGGGGAYFDDRYGGSFNRRNSDLGSELYGKRHDGGLSRYESVGGGGDEGYGDGVYAYEGGKVEPYGARGTASKSSTWNSSSTPSFDDFGRPISFSSPKESSVASKIVKAVPKVDTQDDVKSGVQKFRVKLLAESGGQSTMDVLCQVGLDGLRMLDPNTSRTLRIYPLENITRCDRFDSSTFAFWSKSPVDIEPRRIRLQSNSYTTNTLLDTVTAATIQFKEMGGSRRPAESFKTNEQPAERKKGLGDWMNIIKPANEEKDHWVPDEAVSKCTACGTDFGAFIRKHHCRNCGDIFCDKCTHGRIALTAEENAQPVRVCDRCMAEVTQRLSSAKESSNKPLLQSHEDMARKLQEELERNRKTSGSKSDGSGKRMKEVACPICTVHLQVQVPSSGSETIECGVCQHPFLVSSY; encoded by the exons ATGCATCAAGGTGATTACACCTCTGCTCCATATTACCAATTCCCACACATGCAACAAAACCCAAACCCAATCCCCAATCCTACACCCCCTCAATCCGATCCAATTCCTAATCACTACGCTTCTGCACCCCCCTTTACTCCCAATTACGATTATTCTTCTACCTATTCTCCTTACCCTCCTCATAATCCCGATCACGTTCCTTCCTCAAACCCTAGTTTCAATCCTCCTCCTTTCGAATCATCTAATCCTCTTTATCAACAACCTTCACAACCTTATTACCCACCCTACGATCAACAACATCAAACGCCTCTAAATTATGCACCTCCTAATCCCAATCCCAATTTATATAATTCATCTCCGTATTCTGTTCCTCCGATTCCATCATACGAAACCTCATACGAGAATCCGGTGAAATCCGGTGGCGGTGGCGGTGCTTATTTTGATGACAGATACGGAGGTAGTTTTAATCGGAGAAATTCTGATTTGGGATCTGAATTATACGGTAAGCGTCACGATGGTGGTTTGTCAAGGTATGAATccgttggtggtggtggtgatgaaggTTATGGAGACGGGGTGTATGCTTATGAAGGAGGAAAAGTGGAACCTTATGGGGCGCGTGGTACGGCTTCAAAGTCTTCGACTTGGAATTCTTCGTCAACACCATCTTTTGATGATTTTGGGAGGCCGATTAGTTTTTCTTCTCCGAAAGAATCTTCGGTGGCAAGTAAGATTGTGAAAGCTGTTCCGAAGGTTGATACACAAGATGATGTGAAGAGTGGGGTGCAGAAGTTTCGAGTTAAGCTTTTGGCTGAGAGTGGTGGTCAGAGTACAATGGATGTTCTCTGTCAG GTTGGTTTGGATGGACTTCGCATGCTAGATCCGAATACCAGTCGGACATTGAGAATATATCCTCTTGAGAACATAACCAGATGTGAT AGATTCGATTCATCTACCTTTGCATTTTGGTCGAAGAGCCCTGTAGACATCGAGCCAAGACGAATCAGATTACAATCTAATAGTTACACTACGAACACACTTTTGGATACTGTGACTGCTGCAACCATACAG TTCAAGGAAATGGGTGGAAGCAGGAGGCCTGCTGAATCATTTAAAACAAATGAACAGCCTGCCGAAAGAAAGAAAGGCCTTGGTGATTGGATGAATATCATTAAACCTGCCAACGAAGAGAAAGATCACTGG GTCCCAGATGAAGCAGTCTCAAAATGTACAGCATGTGGTACTGATTTTGGGGCTTTTATACGCAAG CATCACTGTAGGAACTGCGGTGATATTTTCTGTGACAAATGTACACATGGCAGAATCGCTTTAACAGCTGAGGAGAATGCTCAGCCAGTACGAGTTTGCGACCGATGCATG GCAGAAGTGACTCAAAGGCTGAGTAGCGCTAAAGAGTCATCAAATAAACCTCTGTTGCAGAGCCATGAGGATATGGCTCGGAAACTTCAG GAGGAGTTGGAAAGAAATCGGAAGACATCAG GTTCAAAGTCTGACGGATCTGGAAAACGGATGAAGGAAGTTGCATGTCCTATTTGCACTGTCCATCTGCAG GTTCAGGTACCTAGCTCAGGTTCAGAGACCATTGAGTGTGGAGTTTGCCAGCACCCATTTCTTGTGAGTTCTTATTGA